The proteins below are encoded in one region of Scomber japonicus isolate fScoJap1 chromosome 2, fScoJap1.pri, whole genome shotgun sequence:
- the lrata gene encoding lecithin retinol acyltransferase a, whose protein sequence is MLQLLSFLVGKFSLLSNFKLFESTWSDAEDKERPAQRGPPPPLQRGDLLEVPRSLFTHYGIYLGDNKVAHLIPDILPVFTNNMKQISCVITNKRLILGCMYRCASVRVDTLEDFAYGDKIVVNRMDKMMKKPALNNEHVAKRAEKLIGTIPYSLLWNNCEHFVTYCRYGCAASRQTEKFCECLKSIIRDQRSVIATGLLGMISIVCFGMAPLTTLPTILIPFTLWMAG, encoded by the exons ATGCTGCAGCTGTTATCTTTCCTGGTGGGGAagttctctcttctctccaacTTTAAACTTTTTGAGTCCACTTGGTCGGACGCAGAGGACAAGGAGCGCCCAGCGCAGCGGGGCCCCCCGCCGCCCCTCCAGCGAGGAGACCTGCTGGAGGTCCCCAGAAGCCTTTTCACCCACTATGGCATTTATTTAGGCGACAATAAAGTCGCTCACCTGATCCCAGACATCCTCCCTGTGTTCACAAACAACATGAAGCAGATCAGTTGTGTCATAACCAACAAGAGACTCATCCTCGGCTGCATGTACAGGTGCGCCTCAGTGCGCGTGGACACTTTGGAGGACTTTGCCTATGGTGACAAAATAGTTGTTAACCGTATggataaaatgatgaagaaGCCAGCATTAAACAATGAGCATGTCGCCAAGAGAGCAGAGAAACTCATCGGAACAATCCCGTATAGTCTGCTGTGGAATAACTGCGAACACTTTGTGACATACTGCAGATACGGATGTGCAGCGAGTCGGCAAACAGAGAAG TTCTGTGAGTGTCTAAAATCAATAATCAGAGACCAGCGGAGCGTCATTGCTACAGGACTGCTTGGAATGATCTCTATTGTGTGTTTCGGCATGGCACCTTtgactacattacccacaattcTTATTCCCTTCACGCTGTGGATGGCTGGTTAA
- the si:dkey-30k22.5 gene encoding lecithin retinol acyltransferase family protein produces the protein MFLYQLFNFFFVASKEEEDSKYDLSQYKRGDLLEVPRTLFTHFGIYLGDNRVAHLIPDILPVISKNKSAIAKMVTNNRLLLGVITKVASVRVDSVADFAYGSEILINNMDKVCSQPPLDGDEVARRAEKLLGSVTYSLLWYNCEHYVMYCRYGMAISYQTYQFCTTVRKIVFSRMSTYLTALCGIGTMLYLGSVTLMMALPTLLISFTIWMAA, from the exons ATGTTTCTCTACCAACTATTCAACTTTTTCTTTGTAGCGTCCAAAGAAGAGGAGGACTCCAAATATGATCTGTCTCAGTACAAGCGTGGTGACCTTTTGGAAGTACCCAGGACGTTATTCACCCACTTTGGCATTTACTTGGGCGACAATCGGGTGGCTCATCTCATTCCGGACATCCTCCCTGTGATCTCCAAGAATAAATCTGCAATCGCCAAGATGGTGACAAATAACCGTCTGCTTCTAGGGGTTATCACTAAGGTTGCCAGTGTGAGAGTGGACTCCGTGGCAGATTTTGCTTATGGCTCAGAGATTCTGATCAACAACATGGATAAGGTGTGCAGCCAGCCCCCCTTGGATGGGGACGAGGTGGCTAGAAGAGCTGAGAAACTCCTGGGATCTGTCACCTACAGTCTACTGTGGTACAACTGTGAACACTATGTCATGTACTGCAGATACGGCATGGCTATCAGCTACCAGACATACCAG TTCTGCACAACAGTACGGAAGATTGTGTTCAGCAGGATGAGCACCTATTTGACCGCCCTGTGTGGTATAGGGACCATGCTGTATCTGGGATCAGTGACGCTGATGATGGCTTTACCAACCCTGCTCATTTCATTCACCATCTGGATGGCAGCCTAA